The Methanosarcina barkeri str. Wiesmoor DNA segment GGTGCAGAGTCCGGAAACAACAGCAGAATAGAGATCTGAAAGAGTAGAGGCGGTAACTCTTGAAGAAAAAGTAGAGGCATTTAGTTCATGTTCGGCGCTGAGGATGAAGTCTTTTTCCATGACCTCAGCCTCCAACTGAGTTGGTTTGTTTCCTCTTAACATATACAGGAAGTTAGCTCCGTGTGATAGGGATGGATCCGGAGGTACAGGTTCTTTTCCGTTTGCGATTCTATAATACGCAGCAACTATGGTTGGTATCTTGGCAATTAACCTTGTGGCCTTTCTCATGTTTCCTTCAGGAGAGCTGTCGTTGATGTCCGGATCGAATTGTGATATAAAAGAAACAATTGTACGCAGCGCTTCTATAGAGTCAATGTTGAAATTGCACATATGGATAACATCTATCACCTCCCTGTTGACTTCACGCTCCCCATGCAAGCAGGCTGAATACTCGGCAAGTTCCTGATCTCCGGGGAGATCTCCGAGGATAAGCAGATAGGAAACGGCATCATAGGGAAGATCAACCAGCTGGTTAATGTCTATCTCCCTGTATTTCAGAATGCCCTCCAACCCATCGATGAAACAGATATTTTTACTCATTTTATACCTCACAGTTATGCCAAGAGGATTTTCAAAAAACTTTGAAGTTTGGGGAATCCTCTAATTATATACGGAAAATTTAACACGAAGGGTCTTACAAGACCCAAAAATAGGGTGACAATGCATTCCTATTATCGTCGAATAAGTATATTAAATTTGTTGAAATTATATCTCAGGGTTCTTATAATAATTTTTTTGACATTAAGGATCTAAGGCCTTAAACCTCTCGATTATATTAAAAATGAAATGTGCTCTTTTCAGAATAAAGTTTTCCTTAAAATATCTGTAAGAATTAAAATAACTCTTTTATAACTCTCTTTCCGACCCAAGAAAAGAAAAGGTTGCAAAAAAGCAGGAAGTTTTAGGTAAATCCTGC contains these protein-coding regions:
- a CDS encoding citrate/2-methylcitrate synthase; its protein translation is MSKNICFIDGLEGILKYREIDINQLVDLPYDAVSYLLILGDLPGDQELAEYSACLHGEREVNREVIDVIHMCNFNIDSIEALRTIVSFISQFDPDINDSSPEGNMRKATRLIAKIPTIVAAYYRIANGKEPVPPDPSLSHGANFLYMLRGNKPTQLEAEVMEKDFILSAEHELNASTFSSRVTASTLSDLYSAVVSGLCTLKGPLHGGARAEVTAMIEEIACPENAENYVLDKLSKKEKIMGFGHRVYKTYDPRGMIFKQLAKQLAEAKGDMHWYNIAEVVENTVIRELVEKKGKPIYPNVDFYSGVIYKYMDIPPQLATSIFAIGRVSGWIAHCFDQYEKKKIIRPRAFMLDEC